The Henckelia pumila isolate YLH828 chromosome 2, ASM3356847v2, whole genome shotgun sequence genome includes a window with the following:
- the LOC140880221 gene encoding uncharacterized protein isoform X1 codes for METGSEPKTNDEIFDLEAISALKESAAIELKDQGNEYVKMGKKHYSDAIDCYTRAINQKALGDSEHSILYSNRAHVNLLLGNYRRALQDAEEASRISPKNVKALYRAAKASLFLNLLDEAKVYCEKGLQKSPANEELKKLLKQINIKKSEQESREADVSKVMAAAESLVSSFEDRQLKMGRPIYQELTGIKKPMLDKSNLLHWPVILLYPEVMSSDIVEDFCETDRFSVHLDMMFSESSPPLPWDTGNEYTRDSLELYYEAGSGVCLSKKEILCYLLEGTVASHLENLGTEETSVVNHTSAANGNDPKWVRVDERKTLHEILKGPNFIIPGIPVFFVVSKRSSFYKDFKSGKWSLPQL; via the exons ATGGAGACTGGTTCAGAACCCAAAACCAACGATGAAATATTCGACCTTGAAGCCATATCTGCTCTCAAAGAGTCTGCTGCTATTGAACTTAAG GACCAAGGTAACGAGTATGTGAAAATGGGGAAGAAGCATTATTCAGATGCTATTGATTGCTACACGAGGGCCATTAATCAGAAGGCCTTGGGCGATTCAGAACACTCCATTCTTTATTCCAATCGAGCTCATGTCAATCTGCTCCTAGGAAATTACCGACGTGCTCTTCAGGATGCTGAGGAAGCTAGTAGAATAAGTCCAAAAAATGTTAAG GCACTTTATCGGGCAGCCAAAGCATCattatttctgaatttgttGGATGAAGCAAAGGTGTATTGTGAAAAGGGTCTCCAGAAATCACCTGCTAACGAGGAATTAAAGAAACTTTTGAAGCAAATCAATATTAAGAAATCAGAACAAGAATCCCGTGAAGCGGACGTTTCTAAAGTCATGGCAGCAGCTGAG AGCCTTGTCTCCTCCTTCGAAGATAGGCAACTGAAAATGGGAAGGCCAATATATCAAGAACTCACTGGAATCAAGAAACCAATGTTAGACAAAAGCAATTTGCTGCACTGGCCAGTTATTCTTCTCTATCCTGAAGTTATGTCCAGTGACATTGTTGAGGATTTTTGTGAGACTGACAGGTTTTCGGTTCATCTCGACATG ATGTTCTCAGAAAGTAGTCCACCTTTGCCCTGGGATACAGGAAATGAGTACACTCGTGATTCTCTTGAGTTGTATTATGAG GCTGGTTCTGGAGTTTGCTTATCCAAGAAAGAAATACTATGTTATCTCTTAGAAGGGACGGTTGCCTCTCATCTAGAAAATTTAGGCACCGAGGAAACTTCAGTTGTAAATCATACTTCAGCTGCAAATG GAAATGATCCAAAATGGGTCCGAGTGGATGAAAGAAAAACACTTCATGAAATTCTGAAAGGTCCCAATTTTATTATCCCTGGAATTCCTG TATTTTTTGTTGTTTCTAAAAGGTCCAGCTTCTACAAGGATTTTAAATCTGGAAAATGGTCTCTGCCACAGTTGTAA
- the LOC140880221 gene encoding uncharacterized protein isoform X2: MGKKHYSDAIDCYTRAINQKALGDSEHSILYSNRAHVNLLLGNYRRALQDAEEASRISPKNVKALYRAAKASLFLNLLDEAKVYCEKGLQKSPANEELKKLLKQINIKKSEQESREADVSKVMAAAESLVSSFEDRQLKMGRPIYQELTGIKKPMLDKSNLLHWPVILLYPEVMSSDIVEDFCETDRFSVHLDMMFSESSPPLPWDTGNEYTRDSLELYYEAGSGVCLSKKEILCYLLEGTVASHLENLGTEETSVVNHTSAANGNDPKWVRVDERKTLHEILKGPNFIIPGIPVFFVVSKRSSFYKDFKSGKWSLPQL; this comes from the exons ATGGGGAAGAAGCATTATTCAGATGCTATTGATTGCTACACGAGGGCCATTAATCAGAAGGCCTTGGGCGATTCAGAACACTCCATTCTTTATTCCAATCGAGCTCATGTCAATCTGCTCCTAGGAAATTACCGACGTGCTCTTCAGGATGCTGAGGAAGCTAGTAGAATAAGTCCAAAAAATGTTAAG GCACTTTATCGGGCAGCCAAAGCATCattatttctgaatttgttGGATGAAGCAAAGGTGTATTGTGAAAAGGGTCTCCAGAAATCACCTGCTAACGAGGAATTAAAGAAACTTTTGAAGCAAATCAATATTAAGAAATCAGAACAAGAATCCCGTGAAGCGGACGTTTCTAAAGTCATGGCAGCAGCTGAG AGCCTTGTCTCCTCCTTCGAAGATAGGCAACTGAAAATGGGAAGGCCAATATATCAAGAACTCACTGGAATCAAGAAACCAATGTTAGACAAAAGCAATTTGCTGCACTGGCCAGTTATTCTTCTCTATCCTGAAGTTATGTCCAGTGACATTGTTGAGGATTTTTGTGAGACTGACAGGTTTTCGGTTCATCTCGACATG ATGTTCTCAGAAAGTAGTCCACCTTTGCCCTGGGATACAGGAAATGAGTACACTCGTGATTCTCTTGAGTTGTATTATGAG GCTGGTTCTGGAGTTTGCTTATCCAAGAAAGAAATACTATGTTATCTCTTAGAAGGGACGGTTGCCTCTCATCTAGAAAATTTAGGCACCGAGGAAACTTCAGTTGTAAATCATACTTCAGCTGCAAATG GAAATGATCCAAAATGGGTCCGAGTGGATGAAAGAAAAACACTTCATGAAATTCTGAAAGGTCCCAATTTTATTATCCCTGGAATTCCTG TATTTTTTGTTGTTTCTAAAAGGTCCAGCTTCTACAAGGATTTTAAATCTGGAAAATGGTCTCTGCCACAGTTGTAA
- the LOC140880222 gene encoding uncharacterized protein isoform X1, producing MGCGVSKIDASGATTLPAKLRPVFLRRLEEIKKRRHAQPLKDSKELLLHDIDEEENASHFSSSEYDTSKNVPLPTKDGTDPSKNESLPTRNSANSVAKFESSKGKDPTKPTGKASKESEAAKCDDNKCNTKDEMLADFSPKIKVTNEPKKPETEGGKTKIEGKIANIPTDKHGGEDEDGEHDKERMIGHQDDDAFPGSPSFRIYFTDGMDDDQIDNTRKNDALRNAGLSDDKTSVKELPVKKEAKRGRKLQSFRKVLPKGGQTTVMNLLNVKSCYSSHSARDRAHLLAAKTV from the exons ATGGGCTGTGGCGTTTCGAAAATTGACGCCAGTGGCGCCACCACATTACCGGCCAAGCTCCGGCCGGTCTTCCTCCGTCGGCTGGAGGAGATTAAAAAGCGTAGGCATGCACAACCCCTAAAGGATTCAAAAGAGCTGCTTTTGCATGATATAGATGAGGAAGAAAATGCTTCCCATTTTTCATCATCCGAATATGACACTTCGAAAAATGTGCCATTACCAACCAAAGATGGCACCGATCCCTCAAAAAACGAGTCATTACCCACCAGAAATAGCGCAAATTCGGTTGCGAAATTTGAAAGTTCGAAGGGAAAAGATCCCACAAAGCCTACCGGAAAAGCTTCAAAGGAAAGTGAAGCTGCAAAATGCGATGATAACAAATGCAACACAAAAGATGAGATGCTCGCTGACTTTAGCCCGAAAATTAAGGTCACAAATGAACCCAAAAAGCCAGAAACTGAGGGTGGTAAGACCAAGATTGAGGGCAAGATTGCAAACATTCCGACGGACAAACATGGCGGTGAAGATGAGGATGGAGAACATGATAAGGAGAGAATGATTGGCCATCAGGATGACGACGCCTTTCCTGGCTCACCGAGCTTTCGAATATATTTCACGGATGGTATGGATGACGACCAGATTGACAATACTC GAAAGAATGATGCCTTGAGGAATGCAGGTTTGAGTGACGACAAaacatcagtaaag GAGTTACCCGTGAAGAAGGAAGCGAAGAGAGGAAGAAAACTCCAGAGCTTTCGAAAGGTGTTGCCAAAGGGAGGGCAAACAACGGTCATGAATCTGTTGAACGTGAAGTCTTGCTACTCATCACACTCAGCCCGTGATCGTGCCCATCTTCTCGCAGCAAAAACAGTTTGA
- the LOC140880222 gene encoding uncharacterized protein isoform X2, whose amino-acid sequence MGCGVSKIDASGATTLPAKLRPVFLRRLEEIKKRRHAQPLKDSKELLLHDIDEEENASHFSSSEYDTSKNVPLPTKDGTDPSKNESLPTRNSANSVAKFESSKGKDPTKPTGKASKESEAAKCDDNKCNTKDEMLADFSPKIKVTNEPKKPETEGGKTKIEGKIANIPTDKHGGEDEDGEHDKERMIGHQDDDAFPGSPSFRIYFTDGKNDALRNAGLSDDKTSVKELPVKKEAKRGRKLQSFRKVLPKGGQTTVMNLLNVKSCYSSHSARDRAHLLAAKTV is encoded by the exons ATGGGCTGTGGCGTTTCGAAAATTGACGCCAGTGGCGCCACCACATTACCGGCCAAGCTCCGGCCGGTCTTCCTCCGTCGGCTGGAGGAGATTAAAAAGCGTAGGCATGCACAACCCCTAAAGGATTCAAAAGAGCTGCTTTTGCATGATATAGATGAGGAAGAAAATGCTTCCCATTTTTCATCATCCGAATATGACACTTCGAAAAATGTGCCATTACCAACCAAAGATGGCACCGATCCCTCAAAAAACGAGTCATTACCCACCAGAAATAGCGCAAATTCGGTTGCGAAATTTGAAAGTTCGAAGGGAAAAGATCCCACAAAGCCTACCGGAAAAGCTTCAAAGGAAAGTGAAGCTGCAAAATGCGATGATAACAAATGCAACACAAAAGATGAGATGCTCGCTGACTTTAGCCCGAAAATTAAGGTCACAAATGAACCCAAAAAGCCAGAAACTGAGGGTGGTAAGACCAAGATTGAGGGCAAGATTGCAAACATTCCGACGGACAAACATGGCGGTGAAGATGAGGATGGAGAACATGATAAGGAGAGAATGATTGGCCATCAGGATGACGACGCCTTTCCTGGCTCACCGAGCTTTCGAATATATTTCACGGATG GAAAGAATGATGCCTTGAGGAATGCAGGTTTGAGTGACGACAAaacatcagtaaag GAGTTACCCGTGAAGAAGGAAGCGAAGAGAGGAAGAAAACTCCAGAGCTTTCGAAAGGTGTTGCCAAAGGGAGGGCAAACAACGGTCATGAATCTGTTGAACGTGAAGTCTTGCTACTCATCACACTCAGCCCGTGATCGTGCCCATCTTCTCGCAGCAAAAACAGTTTGA
- the LOC140878436 gene encoding uncharacterized protein, whose protein sequence is MSTVSFTPLASAPAHGEKPPKFSGADFKHWQQKMLFYLTTLNLSRFLKKDPPVVVDGDSDTQRRTAVDAWNHNDFLCRNYILNGLDDTLYSVYSSVKTAKELWDSLEKKYKTEDAGIKKFVVGKFLDFKMVDSKTVMSQVQEIQIILHDLLAEGMEINEPFQVASIIEKLPPLWKDFKNYLKHKCKELKLEDLIVRLRIEEDNRNTEAKSNKNKNLMETEAKVNLAKSSMSQKRKRPMMERKKGKAKKFQGSCYNCGKPNHMARNCRLPKKNNKNQKPRQVNMVQERYVPLELSDIDLSAVICETNMVDDPR, encoded by the coding sequence ATGTCTACCGTTTCATTCACTCCGCTTGCTTCCGCCCCCGCTCATGGAGAAAAGCCGCCAAAGTTTTCTGGTGCCGACTTCAAACATTGGCAGCAGAAAATGCTCTTCTACCTTACCACATTGAATCTGTCTAGATTCCTGAAGAAGGATCCCCCTGTCGTCGTTGATGGCGACTCTGACACCCAAAGGAGGACCGCGGTTGATGCATGGAACCACAACGATTTTCTGTGCAGAAACTACATCTTGAATGGCCTTGACGACACTCTCTATAGTGTCTATTCCTCTGTGAAGACGGCCAAGGAATTATGGGATTCTTTGGAAAAGAAGTACAAAACTGAAGATGCCGGCATAAAGAAGTTTGTAGTTGGCAAATTTTTGGACTTCAAGATGGTAGACTCAAAAACTGTAATGAGTCAAGTGCAAGAGATACAAATCATCTTGCATGACTTATTGGCTGAAGGAatggaaatcaatgaaccattccaaGTCGCGTCTATCATTGAGAAGTTGCCTCCACTGTGGAAAGACTTCAAAAACTACCTTAAGCACAAATGTAAGGAGTTGAAACTTGAAGATCTTATTGTGAGGCTTCGCATCGAGGAGGACAATAGGAACACCGAGGCCaagtcaaataaaaataaaaatctgatGGAAACCGAGGCCAAAGTAAACCTGGCGAAATCTAGTATGAGTCAAAAGAGGAAGCGCCCCATGATGGAAAGAAAAAAAGGGAAAGCGAAGAAATTTCAGGGAAgttgctacaactgtggcaaaCCGAATCATATGGCAAGGAACTGCCGACTACCaaagaaaaacaacaaaaatcagaaaccaaGGCAAGTGAACATGGTTCAAGAAAGGTATGTACCTTTAGAACTTTCTGATATTGATCTTAGTGCTGTTATATGTGAGACCAATATGGTGGATGATCCAAGATGA
- the LOC140883848 gene encoding uncharacterized protein yields the protein MCEDYLDPCLYDKCGTLTSTNVNCFDWVAEYAKLAINLYNEKEQKNFMLVKVEKLYSFVDPHYYCMTFWAQNGSSDEYRLFRAVCVKRDDKVLLCVVNLPSSLCCYWFTLFLFLVYVNVKWIGVCGGYQKIRSKINSNLL from the exons ATGTGTGAAGATTATTTAGACCCTTGTTTGTATGACAAGTGTGGAACGTTGACATCAACAAATGTCAACTGCTTTGACTGGGTCGCAGAATATGCGAAATTGGCCATAAACCTCTACAATGAAAAAGAG CAAAAAAACTTCATGCTCGTAAAAGTTGAGAAGCTCTACTCTTTTGTCGATCCACATTACTACTGCATGACTTTCTGGGCACAAAATGGTAGCAGTGATGAGTATCGTCTTTTTCGGGCTGTTTGTGTTAAGCGTGATGACAAGGTATTACTTTGTGTGGTTAATTTACCATCCTCTCTATGTTGTTACTGGTTCACATTATTTTTGTTCCTAGTTTATGTGAATGTTAAATGGATTGGTGTCTGTGGAGGCTATCAAAAAATTCGATCTAAAATCAATTCAAACCTACtataa